The Psychrobium sp. MM17-31 genome window below encodes:
- a CDS encoding DNA replication protein — MGSQNQIKSKLLEIEGGKFQRLCDDWLYRKGYENINPIGMMDTTDRVVKGTPDCLLMQANGKYIFSEYTVQQDRLANKLKDDIEKCFDENKTSIPVDEISEIIICYLGKLTTEEINELRTFCYDREVMLTLNGLDSISLSIKNSYPVISETYLDLPLDTGQLLSVDDFIERYGRSNFTTSIDNELLFCDDLLNNAVRTLESSNFLLVSGAAGLGKTLFSVTLAKRILQENEDTNVICLFDKGADLIRDITAYFSEPGDYLIFVDDANRLDNRLDYILHYLTEKDENRSFRIVATVRDYARTSVIEKVSKYTELHEQVITPLTDEQIKELAESLFGIKNGEYQKRIQEISCGNPRLAVMASKVAIETNQIQSIQNVTSLYSDYFGENENVKLVLEDERLVLAACAISFFRKIDKLNEQQMGMVENSFGIQAEEFWELVDILHKNELVDLYENEVVKISDQVLSTYLFYIAVFEKKIIPFSSIVKDFYPDYTRTIVDSLNPIISAFDQRKVVAGIRSEVKDIFEKYSENENVDKSIEFLSTFWFALPTEALVFSSKVINGMPDVDIDWKGESYEEAKNEADKSSLINLLTSFRFYDEQEFKMSFELLLQYLAKSKASLGFVIRALSERYNFKPNDCRYGYCVQSFIVDKLIQQMDKGENYLFSRLFILTASYLLKVEHREHQWSRGDAISIITFRLSPDEYLLALRDKIISNLSFLMNKEELQPFVIDVIKEHIGRARYEGADMAEADLPYFERYFVKKLDKDNLSHCMMMQDYCEHLESLELNYPVEWKEEFFNETLKLSNLLLEDRHEGRMLEMGYEEYNQYRHQSLVEHFKGISIANFIDFIDRCKELNSALSGRDRDYSLKNGIEMSFRAIAESAPELFPDIVSNYMDYDDSFEVNPHFIVTDLFKAQSSEDVFLLLNSKEYRWKKLWLSTYFALLPEESIVDNDANLLIEHISNTPSNELRGWLDYLDKYKRVDDDIYCKIVRILTDKSSEDANYARSLGHLFSSHSSIFGNWFEVFEPDEELVFDAYLAAYSLERYWDYSGDALKHLLDRRFEFLYKLIDQIYEKERWPDLHTNLPELNFLWEREGYVEEIEEYAKYLQSKDEHSFSYRENIFSKLFTKEKGKTESEEMVQKKHDFFRNAVKKNATDIKFMCFLFNSAQYLSEEFRRELLGLFLSENDKFEDFQTLDYELTTWSWSGSRVPILERERNFLEGLLPLFNSIKFLEHKSYVEIQIENKLKSIEYEKKRDYLESR, encoded by the coding sequence ATGGGAAGTCAAAACCAAATAAAATCTAAGTTGCTTGAAATAGAAGGCGGAAAATTTCAAAGACTCTGTGATGATTGGCTGTATCGAAAGGGGTATGAAAATATAAATCCAATCGGAATGATGGATACTACCGATAGAGTGGTTAAGGGAACACCCGACTGTTTGTTGATGCAGGCAAATGGAAAATATATTTTTTCAGAATATACCGTTCAACAGGACCGTCTAGCCAACAAACTAAAAGATGACATTGAAAAGTGCTTTGATGAAAATAAAACAAGCATTCCTGTAGATGAAATCAGTGAAATAATCATATGTTATTTAGGTAAACTTACTACAGAAGAAATCAACGAACTCCGAACCTTTTGCTACGATAGAGAAGTCATGTTGACTCTTAATGGGCTTGATTCAATTTCTTTAAGCATTAAGAATTCTTACCCAGTCATTTCGGAAACTTATTTAGATTTACCTTTAGATACTGGCCAATTATTGAGCGTTGATGATTTTATCGAGAGGTACGGTAGGAGTAACTTTACAACGTCTATAGACAATGAATTGCTGTTCTGTGACGATTTGTTGAATAATGCGGTTCGAACACTGGAATCATCAAACTTCTTGCTTGTATCAGGTGCAGCCGGATTAGGAAAAACATTATTTTCAGTCACTTTGGCAAAACGAATTCTGCAAGAGAATGAAGATACCAATGTTATTTGTCTTTTTGATAAAGGCGCAGACCTAATAAGGGATATTACTGCGTACTTTAGTGAGCCTGGTGATTATTTGATTTTTGTTGATGATGCTAACAGATTGGATAACAGGCTTGATTATATTCTTCATTATCTAACTGAAAAAGATGAAAACCGAAGTTTTCGCATCGTTGCCACGGTGAGAGATTATGCGCGAACTTCTGTAATCGAAAAAGTTAGCAAATACACTGAACTTCATGAGCAGGTTATTACGCCGTTAACCGACGAACAAATTAAAGAACTGGCTGAATCATTGTTTGGCATTAAAAATGGGGAGTATCAAAAACGAATTCAAGAAATATCCTGCGGCAATCCACGATTGGCTGTAATGGCTTCAAAAGTTGCTATAGAGACAAATCAAATACAATCCATTCAAAATGTCACTTCCTTGTATAGCGATTACTTTGGCGAAAATGAAAACGTAAAACTTGTTCTTGAAGATGAAAGGTTAGTTCTCGCGGCTTGCGCTATTTCGTTTTTTAGAAAGATTGACAAACTTAATGAACAACAAATGGGGATGGTAGAGAACTCTTTCGGTATACAGGCTGAGGAGTTTTGGGAACTTGTTGATATCTTGCATAAAAATGAGTTGGTGGATTTGTATGAAAATGAAGTGGTAAAAATATCTGACCAAGTTTTATCTACTTACCTTTTTTATATAGCCGTCTTTGAAAAAAAGATAATACCATTTTCGTCAATTGTTAAAGACTTCTATCCAGACTATACCAGAACTATTGTTGATTCACTTAACCCTATCATTAGTGCATTTGACCAAAGGAAAGTTGTTGCTGGCATTAGGAGTGAGGTTAAAGACATATTTGAAAAGTATTCTGAAAATGAGAACGTCGATAAATCAATAGAGTTTTTAAGCACTTTTTGGTTTGCTCTACCAACAGAGGCTTTGGTTTTTTCATCAAAGGTTATTAACGGAATGCCAGACGTTGATATTGATTGGAAAGGTGAAAGTTATGAAGAGGCTAAGAACGAAGCAGATAAATCATCTTTAATCAATTTGCTGACAAGTTTTAGGTTTTATGATGAGCAAGAATTCAAAATGTCTTTTGAATTGCTGCTTCAATACCTTGCTAAAAGTAAGGCGTCCCTTGGCTTTGTAATACGAGCACTGTCAGAACGTTACAATTTTAAGCCTAATGATTGTCGATACGGCTATTGTGTACAATCGTTCATTGTTGATAAGTTGATACAACAAATGGACAAAGGGGAGAACTACTTATTTAGTCGGCTTTTTATTTTAACGGCTAGTTACCTGTTAAAAGTTGAGCACAGAGAGCATCAGTGGTCTCGCGGTGATGCAATAAGTATTATAACTTTTAGGCTATCTCCTGATGAATACCTACTCGCTTTAAGAGATAAGATTATCTCAAACCTATCTTTTTTAATGAATAAAGAAGAGTTGCAACCTTTTGTTATTGACGTAATTAAAGAGCACATAGGCAGAGCAAGATATGAAGGAGCGGATATGGCTGAGGCTGACCTTCCTTATTTTGAACGATATTTTGTTAAAAAGTTAGACAAAGATAATTTGTCTCACTGCATGATGATGCAAGATTATTGTGAGCACCTTGAATCTTTGGAATTGAACTATCCAGTGGAGTGGAAAGAAGAGTTCTTTAATGAAACGCTTAAACTTTCAAACTTACTTCTTGAAGACAGGCATGAAGGGCGCATGCTTGAAATGGGTTATGAGGAATACAATCAATACCGCCATCAGAGTTTAGTTGAACATTTTAAAGGTATTTCAATAGCAAATTTCATTGATTTCATTGATAGGTGCAAAGAATTGAATAGTGCCCTGTCGGGTAGAGATAGGGACTATTCCTTAAAAAATGGAATTGAAATGAGTTTTCGTGCAATCGCTGAATCAGCACCAGAACTCTTTCCCGATATTGTATCTAATTACATGGATTATGATGACTCTTTTGAAGTAAATCCTCATTTCATAGTAACCGACCTGTTTAAGGCTCAATCGAGCGAAGATGTTTTCTTATTGTTAAACAGCAAAGAATATCGGTGGAAGAAACTATGGCTATCTACTTATTTTGCATTGTTACCAGAGGAGTCCATTGTTGATAATGACGCGAATTTATTAATAGAGCATATCAGCAATACTCCAAGCAATGAATTGCGAGGTTGGCTAGATTATTTAGATAAGTATAAGCGTGTTGACGATGATATATATTGCAAAATTGTCAGAATTTTAACGGATAAATCCAGCGAAGATGCTAACTATGCAAGATCACTAGGGCACCTATTCAGCAGCCACTCCAGTATATTTGGCAACTGGTTTGAAGTATTTGAGCCAGACGAGGAATTGGTTTTTGATGCGTACTTAGCCGCCTACAGTCTAGAGCGCTATTGGGATTATTCTGGCGACGCTTTAAAACATCTTTTAGATAGACGGTTTGAGTTTTTATATAAATTGATCGATCAAATATATGAAAAGGAAAGATGGCCTGACTTGCACACAAATTTGCCAGAGTTAAATTTTTTGTGGGAAAGAGAGGGCTACGTCGAAGAAATTGAAGAATACGCGAAATATCTTCAGAGTAAAGATGAACACTCTTTCAGTTATAGAGAAAATATATTTAGTAAGTTATTCACTAAAGAAAAAGGTAAAACTGAATCGGAAGAAATGGTTCAGAAAAAACATGATTTTTTCCGTAATGCCGTCAAGAAAAATGCAACGGATATTAAATTTATGTGCTTTTTATTTAATTCTGCACAATACCTTAGTGAAGAATTCAGGCGGGAACTATTAGGTTTATTTCTTAGTGAAAATGATAAATTTGAGGACTTTCAAACGTTAGATTATGAACTAACTACTTGGTCGTGGTCAGGAAGTCGAGTTCCCATCTTGGAGCGAGAAAGGAATTTTCTTGAAGGTTTACTACCGCTTTTTAATTCCATTAAGTTTCTTGAGCATAAATCCTATGTAGAGATACAAATTGAGAATAAATTAAAATCTATTGAATATGAAAAGAAGAGAGATTATCTGGAAAGCAGATAG
- a CDS encoding saccharopine dehydrogenase C-terminal domain-containing protein gives MKTIHWLGAGLSSLPGIKKIALSPQPLILWNRTLAKAQEAVDAMGCDVAVKQLDWDALTQAVSAGDVVVSMLPATMHLQVAELCLARNAHFVSSSYISPEMQALDAKAKAADLCFVNEVGLDPGLDHLLAHALVEDYQSSAHFNKDNQHFFRSYCGGFPSVANDFKYKFSWSPLGVLKALKSPAQWIENGEQATTEKPWLALQDYQVTLADGTNETFQAYPNRDSVPFVGQYGMDDGWNVQQFVRGTLRLNGWAQAWDELFTQVDTLTGEEGMAKLAAISDELWDKYQYNEGEADRVVLSVELEVKDPSGENTVFKQAYGIDEIGNERGSAMARLVSLTVAIAIESLLAGELPAGVSPAPHKKVIVDGWLEQLAQLNERVFVS, from the coding sequence ATGAAAACAATTCATTGGTTAGGCGCTGGTTTGTCGTCACTACCTGGCATTAAAAAAATCGCTTTATCGCCACAGCCATTAATTTTGTGGAACAGAACTTTGGCAAAGGCTCAAGAAGCCGTTGATGCGATGGGCTGTGACGTTGCGGTGAAACAACTTGATTGGGACGCGCTAACGCAAGCGGTGTCAGCAGGGGATGTAGTTGTTTCTATGCTGCCAGCGACAATGCATTTACAAGTTGCCGAGCTGTGTTTAGCCCGCAACGCGCATTTTGTATCAAGCAGCTATATTTCACCTGAAATGCAGGCGCTAGATGCCAAGGCTAAAGCTGCTGATTTATGTTTTGTTAATGAAGTGGGTCTAGATCCGGGTCTTGATCACCTGCTAGCCCATGCCTTAGTTGAAGACTACCAATCATCAGCGCATTTTAACAAAGACAACCAGCACTTCTTCCGCTCATACTGTGGCGGTTTCCCAAGCGTTGCTAACGATTTTAAATACAAATTCTCTTGGTCACCGCTAGGCGTATTAAAAGCATTAAAATCACCAGCGCAGTGGATTGAAAATGGCGAACAAGCCACCACTGAAAAGCCGTGGTTAGCGCTGCAAGACTATCAAGTGACTTTGGCAGATGGCACTAATGAAACTTTCCAAGCCTATCCAAACCGTGATTCAGTGCCATTTGTTGGTCAATACGGCATGGATGACGGCTGGAACGTTCAGCAATTTGTGCGTGGCACGCTGCGCCTAAACGGCTGGGCACAAGCGTGGGATGAACTCTTTACCCAAGTTGATACGTTAACGGGGGAAGAGGGCATGGCGAAACTTGCAGCCATCAGCGATGAGCTGTGGGACAAATACCAATACAACGAAGGCGAAGCCGATCGCGTAGTGTTATCAGTTGAGCTAGAAGTTAAAGATCCTAGCGGTGAAAACACTGTATTCAAGCAAGCTTACGGCATCGATGAAATCGGCAACGAACGCGGCTCTGCCATGGCACGTTTGGTGTCATTAACAGTTGCAATCGCGATTGAATCACTACTTGCAGGCGAACTACCAGCAGGCGTATCGCCAGCGCCTCATAAAAAGGTGATTGTCGATGGTTGGTTAGAGCAACTAGCACAACTAAACGAGCGCGTATTTGTTTCTTAG